The Microbacterium oleivorans genome contains the following window.
CGTCGCCGCCGACGAGAACACGACCGACGCGGATCTGACGGCTCTTGCGACGCGGGGCGAGAACGTCGGGGACCTGCGGCATCCCGAGATTGACAGCTGGCACGGCCTCAGCCTACGCGCCGCCGCCGCGCACCGGCTGGGAACGGCGGCGCCGGCAGGGTGTGATAATTTCGCCCCATGCGCGCGTACCTCTCCTGGTGGCTCACCGCCTAGGCGGTGTGCTCGACGTGCACACGTAACAGACCGCCCGGCGTCGAAGGCCCGGCGGTCTTCTTCGTGGGGCGGACGCTCCGACGACGAAAGACGACGATGACCGGCTCCCTCCCGACACTGACCGATCTCGCCGCGAGCGGTGAGCCGTTCGCCCTCATCGCACGAGACGGTGCGACCGTCGAGGTGCTCCGCGGCGACGTCGCCGACGTCGACCTGCTGGCGGACATCCCTCTTCACGACGTCGACGGCACGCCGCGCGAGGTGCTCGCGCTCGTTCCCTTCCGTCAGGTCGTGGAGCGCGGGTTCGTGTGCCACGACGACCGGGCCCCGCTGCGCTGCCTCCGCGTCGACCAGCACGGCTCGATCCCCCTGGCCGAGGCCCTGCGACAGCTTCCCACCGAGCGGGTGCCGCTGGCCGATGCCGGATTCGACATCTCCGACGACGAGTACGCCGACATCGTCCGACGCGTCATCGCCGACGAGATCGGGCGCGGCGAGGGCGCGAACTTCGTCATCCGACGGGATTTCACCGCCACGGTCGACACGGATGCCGTCACCGCGGGGCTCACCTGGTTCCGCGCCCTGCTGCAGCACGAGCGCGGCGCCTACTGGACCTTCCTCATCGTCAGCGACGGTCACGTCGCCGTCGGGGCGAGCCCCGAGGCGCACGTCAGCGCTCGCAGCGGTGCGCCGGCGGTGCCCGGGACCAGCATCGTGACGATGAACCCGATCTCCGGCACCTTCCGTCATCCTCGTGGCGGCGCGACGGGCGAGACGCTCACGGAGTTCCTGTCATCGACCAAGGAGACCGAGGAGCTCTTCATGGTCGTCGACGAAGAGCTGAAGATGATGTCGGCCGTGTGCTCGGACGGCGGGCGCATCACCGGCCCGCACCTGAAGGAGATGTCGCGGCTGACCCACACCGAGTACATGCTGCGCGGCTCCAGCACGATGGACCCGCGCGACATCCTCCGCGAGACGATGTTCGCCCCGACCGTGACCGGCTCGCCCATGCAGAACGCCTGCACCGTCATCGCGCGGCACGAGCGCACGCCCCGCGGGTACTACTCCGGCGTGGCGGCCCTGTTCACGCCCACGGCGGCCGGTGGACACGACCTCGACGCCCCCATCCTCATCCGCACCGCCTATCTGGTCGACGGCCGGCTGCGGGTGCCGGTGGGCGCGACGCTCGTGCGCCACTCCGACCCGGCCGGCGAGGTCGGCGAGACCCACGGCAAGGCGGCCGGTGTGCTCGGCGCGATCGGAGCGGTCGACCGCGACGAGGCGCCCGCGGTCGTCGCGGATGCTGCCGAGCTCGACGAGGACGCGCCCGCGTCCGTGCGTCCGCGACTCGGGGACGACCCGACCATCGCCGCGCTCCTGGCTTCGCGCAACTCCCGGCTCGCCCAGTTCTGGCTCGATCCCCAGGCCGCCGAGGGCGGGCCCTTCGCGGGCCGCGAGGTGCTCGTCGTCGACGCGGAGGACCGCTTCACCACGATGCTCGGTCATCAGCTGCACCACCTCGGGTTCGACGTGCGCATCGCGCCGTGGCACGAGGTGACCGACGCCGACGTCGACGACGCCGGTTTCGTGGTGTTCGGACCGGGACCGGGCGATCCGCGCGACGGGGCCAGCCCCCGGATCACGCGGATGAGCCGGCTCGTGGACCGCCGTGCGGATGCCGGGCGCCCGCTGCTCGCCGTCTGCCTCAGCCACCAGATCCTCGCCGGCCGGCTCGGGATCGAGCTCGCGCCGCTGGCGGCTCCGCACCAGGGGCTGCAGAAGAGCGTCGACATCTTCGACGTGCCGGCGTCCATCGGGTTCTACAACACGTTCACGGCGCGCGTGGCGCCGGGCACCGCCCGGCTGGGCGCGACGGAGGTCGCCGCGGACCCGACGTCGGGCGACGTCTACGCTCTGCGGGGACCCGGGTACGCCTCGGTGCAGGGGCATCTCGAGTCGATCCTCTCGCGCGACGGGCTGCCGACGCTCGAGCGTCTCATCGGATTCGCGCTGGCGCCCGTCGCACGCTGATCCGGGCCGCCGAGCCCGCTCCCGGGAGGCGCCCCGCGCGTCAGCCGAGGAGGGAGACCGGGTTGAACAGGTCGGCGAGGATGAGCGTGCCGCCCATGACGATCAGCCCGATCACGACGACGAACGTGACCGGCACCAGCTTGGTCGCATCGACAGGCCGCGGCTCGGGCCGGCGCAACAGCTTGGCCCACATCCGCTTGATGCCGTCCCAGAGCGCCACGACGACGTGACCGCCGTCGAGCGGGAGCAGCGGCAGCAGGTTGAACACGAACAGCGCGATGTTCAACGACCCCAAGAGCCCGATGAGCATGACGACACGGTCGAGGATCGGCGCCTCGGTCGCGGCGACCTCGCCCGCGAGCCGGCCCGCGCCGACGACGGACAGCGGGCCGTTCGGGTCGCGTTCGGTTCCGGTGACGAGCGTCACCCCCGTCTCGTAGACCTTGACGGGAAGCTGCCAGATCACCCCGGCGACCGCGCCGACGCGCTCGACCGCCGCCTCGGGGCCCGCCCACAGCGGCTGCGGCTCGTACCCCAGCGTCGCCGTCATGCCCACGAAGCCGACCTCGGCGGTCGTCGCCTCACCGTCGGCCGAGACCAGCTCGCGCTCCGCCCGGATCGGGGTGACCTGCAGCGTCAGGGCGGCACCGTCGCGCTCGACGACCACCGGGATGGTGCGACCGGGAGAATCCTGGATGATCGCCGTCGCGGCGGCGAAGTCCTCGACCGCGGTGCCGTCGACCGAGACGAGCACATCGCCCGGGAGGATGCCGGCCGCCGCCGCGGGCGAGGCGGGATCGTCGGCCCCGCACGCGGAGCGCTCCGTTCCGCTCGGCAGCACGCACTCGTTGACGGCGGCGATGGTCGTGGTGGCCGCCGGCACGCCGATCGCCGTCAGAGCGACGGCGAACAGCACGATCGCGAACAGGAAGTTCATGAGGGGTCCGCCGACCATGATCACGACGCGCTTCCAGACGGCGAGCTGGTAGAACGCGGGCTTCGTGTCGCCCTCGACGAGGGTCTCGGCGTTGGCGAGGCGGGCGTCCTGGACCATCGCCGCGAAGAAGCTGGACCGCGCGCGGGCCGCCCCGCTCGCCCGCTCGTCGGCGGCGCCGAGGGCCCCGCCCGTACCCGGCTCGTCCTCGACCTGGGCTGCGGGCGCCGGCGGATACATGCCCGACATGGAGATGTAGCCGCCCAGCGGAAGAACCTTCACGCCGTACTCGGTCTCGCCGAAACGGCGTGACCACAGCGTGGGGCCGAACCCGATCATGTAGCGCCCGACGCGGACGCCGAAGGCCTTGGCGGGGACGAGATGACCGATCTCGTGGAGGGCTATCGACACGGCGAGCCCCACGACGAGCAGCACCACACCGATGACGAAAGCGAGGACGGTCACGAGCGATCAGGCTACTCGCCGAGCCTTTGAATTCACCCAGGCCGTAAACTCGGACCCATGGGCTGGGCCGGGGATGGGGATGCGCGTCGTCGGCGCGCCCTCCGTGGCACCGCCTCAGCTGCCGTGGCGACGACGCTCGCGGCCACCGCGCACACCATCTCGGGCGGTCTCGCCCCGCTGTGGCTGATCGTCGCCACGACGCTCCTGGTCACTCCGGCAGCCGTCTGGCTGGTCGGACGCGCGCCGTCGGTCTGGCGTACGACGGCGGTCGTCCTCGCGAGTCAGGGCCTCTTCCACACCTTCTTCTCGATCGCAGGCTCCGCCGACCTCGGCGCGGCCGCCGTCCACCTGCACTCTGCCGCGCCCGCGGCGTTCGGCTCGGCGACGCCGCACGTCCATGTCGCGGGCGCCTCGATGTCGGCGACCCACGTGATCGCGGCCGCGCTGACGGTGGCCGTCCTCGTCTCCGGCGAGCGTCTGATCGGGATCGTGGCACGCGGCATGCGCCGCCTCGAGCGCATGCTGTCGCCGATCGTCCCCCCGCCGGCGCTCATCCGCTCCGCTCCCTCTCGTCACCGCCGGTTCACCCCGGCGCGCCGTGTGCGTTCGTCCCTCTCGTTGCGCGGGCCGCCGGTCACCACCGCGTGATCCGACCCTTCCCCTTCGCGGCGCCGCACGACGCGGGCCGCATGTTCCGAGAGAGACCCATGACCCGTACCGCTCCCGCGCGCCGCCGCGCGCGTCTCGCCGTCGGCATCACCGCCGGCGCCGCCCTCGCCCTCGCCCTGCCCCTCGCGGCATCCGCCCATGTGCACGTGACCCCGGAAGAGGTCGCCGCCGACGGCTCCACCCGGATCGACTTCTCGTTCAGCCACGGCTGCGACGGATCGCCGACCACCGCGCTCGTCGTCGACATCCCGGCCGAGGCCCAGGGCGCGACTCCGGTCGTCGACGGCGCCTGGACCATCACCACCGAGACCGGCGATGCGGGCATCCCGACGCGGATCACCTACACCGCGGTCGCCCCGATCCCGGACGCCTACGCCGCCTCGGCCGGGATGAACGTGATCTTCCCCGGCTCCACCGAGGGCGAGAGCTTCGCGTTCCCCGTGACCCAGCAGTGCGAGGCGGGAGAGGCCGCCTGGACGCAGCTGGCCGAGGACGGTCAGGACCCGCACGACCTCGACTACCCGGCGCCCGTCGTCGTCGTGGGCGCCGCCGCCGCGGAAAGCGATCACGGCGACGAACACGGGTCGGGCGACACCGCACAGGCGGCCGACGCCGAGAACGCGGCGGCGAGCGCGCCCGCGGCCGACCCGCTCCCGATCTGGCTCTCGGTGGGCGCCCTGGTCGTCGCCGCAGCGGCGCTCGTCCTCGCCATCGCCCGCCGACGCGCCTGACACGTCGGGGCGGACGCGCACACGACGTGTCCGCCCCGACCCCGGGATGACAGAATGGTCGGCAATGCCTACCGACGCCCCGAATCTCCCTCCCGTTCTTCGTCCCGAGAACCCCCCGCGCCGCGCACTCGATGAGCTGGCCGCGCACGTGGGCGGGCGGATCGTCGGCGATCCCGACGGCGTGACCGTCACCGGGATCACCCTGGCGACCGCGGACCTGCGGCCGGGTGAGGCGTTCGTCGCCGTGCGCGGAGCCGCGCGACACGGCGCGGAGTTCGCCCGGGTGGCGGCCGAGACCGGTGCGGCGGCGATCGTCACCGATGCCGCCGGCGTCGAGCTCGCCGCCGGGGTCGGACTTCCCGTCGTCGTGGTCGACGATCCACGCGCGTCGCTGGGCGAGCTGTCGGCGTGGGTGTACGGCACCGGACGCGATGACCGTCTGCCGCTGCTGCTGGCGACGACCGGCACCAATGGCAAGACGAGCGTCTCGCACCTCATCGAGGGCATCCTCGGTCAGCTCGGCGCCGTGACCGGACTGTCGTCGACGGCGGAACGCCACATCGCGGGCGAGGTCATCGTGTCGCGTCTCACCACCCCCGAGGCGTCCGAATTCCACGCCTTGCTCGCCCTGATGCGGGAACGCGGCGTCGAGGCCGTCGCCGTCGAGGTGAGTGCTCAGGCGCTGACGCGCCACCGCGTCGACGGCGTGATGTTCGACGTCGCCGGCTTCACCAACCTCACTCACGATCATCTCGACGACTATCGCGACATGGCCGAGTACTTCGAGGCCAAGGTGCCGCTGTTCCGCGCCGACCGCTCCCGCCGCGGAGTCGTCTGCCTCGACTCGGCGGCCGGCGCCGACATCGTCGCCCGCTCAGAGGTCCCCGTCGTCACGATCGTCACCCCCGCGATCGCGCACGATCCGGCGTCCGCGGCCGACTGGAGGGTCGAGATCCTCGACGAGCGCCAGGACGGCACCGAGTTCCGCCTCGTCGGGCCCGAGGGGCGGTCGCTCACGACCACCGTTCCGGTCATCGGCCCGCACATGGCCGCCAACGCCGGCCTCGCGATCGTGATGCTCCTCGAGGGCGGGTACGCGTGGGACGTGCTCGTGAGCGCGCTCGACGGCGGTCGGATCGAGGCCCATCTGCCCGGGCGCACGCAGCGCGTGTCGGGCGATGAGGGGCCGGCCGTGTACGTCGACTTCGGACACTCCCCCGACGCGTTCGAGAAGACCCTCGCGGCGGTGCGTCGGGTGACGCCCGGCACGGTCGTGATGGTCTTCGGCGCCGACGGCGACCGCGACAAGACCAAACGTCACGACATGGGAGCCACGGCCGTGCTCGGCAGTGACATCCTGATCGTGACCGACCACCACCCGCGGTTCGAAGACCCGGACACCATCCGGGCGACGCTGATCGAGGGCGCACGCCGCGCCCGACCCGACGCCGACGTCCGCGAGTGCTCACCGCCCGAGCGTGCGATCGTCGAGGCCGTCTCGCTGGTGGGCGACGGCGACGCGATCCTCTGGGCGGGCCCGGGGCATCAGGACTACCGCGACATCCGCGGCGTCCGCACGCCGTACTCCGCGCGCGAGCTCGCACGTCGAGCGTTGCACGACGCCGGGTGGCCGGTGCCCGAACCCAGCTGGGCGGTGCCGTACCCCGACTGAGCGTGTTTGTGGTCGGACCACTGTGAAAAACAGTCGCCTCACCGTGCTCCTGTGCCCCTCGTGCACGATCCCGGGCGGCTGACGAGTCCCGGCGTAGCGTCGGGTGCAGGCACGCCGCGGCAGGCACGATCAGCGCCTTCCCCGCTCCCCGGCGGGCCTTCCGACCAGCGAAGGACCCACGATGAGCACAGTCATCCCCACCTCGACAGCACACGACGACGCTGTACCCGCGGCGTGGGAGGCCTTCGCGCCGGGGCCGTGGCAGGACGACATCGACGTCCGAGACTTCATCCAGCGCACCTACGCGCCCTACACCGGCGACGCCTCGTTCCTGGTCGGACCGACCGCCCGCACCACCGGTCTGTGGCAGACCTTGAGCGAGATGTTCCCCGCTGAGCGCGAGCGCGGCGTCTACGACGTCGACGCCGAGACGCCCTCGACGATCACGTCGCACGCGCCGGGCTACATCCGCCGCGACGACGAGCTCATCGTCGGCCTGCAGACCGACGCCCCGCTGCGTCGCGCGATCATGCCGAACGGCGGATGGCGCATGGTCAAGGGCGCGCTCGAGACCTACGGATACCCCGTGGATCCGACGCTCGAGACGATCTTCACCCGCTACCGCAAGACCCACAACGACGGCGTCTTCGACGTCTACCCGCCGGCCGTGCGGCGCGCGCGCAGCAGCCACATCATCACCGGGCTCCCCGACGCCTACGGCCGCGGGCGCATCATCGGCGACTACCGTCGTGTCGCCCTGTACGGCACCGATGCTCTCGTGGCGGCGAA
Protein-coding sequences here:
- a CDS encoding anthranilate synthase family protein is translated as MTGSLPTLTDLAASGEPFALIARDGATVEVLRGDVADVDLLADIPLHDVDGTPREVLALVPFRQVVERGFVCHDDRAPLRCLRVDQHGSIPLAEALRQLPTERVPLADAGFDISDDEYADIVRRVIADEIGRGEGANFVIRRDFTATVDTDAVTAGLTWFRALLQHERGAYWTFLIVSDGHVAVGASPEAHVSARSGAPAVPGTSIVTMNPISGTFRHPRGGATGETLTEFLSSTKETEELFMVVDEELKMMSAVCSDGGRITGPHLKEMSRLTHTEYMLRGSSTMDPRDILRETMFAPTVTGSPMQNACTVIARHERTPRGYYSGVAALFTPTAAGGHDLDAPILIRTAYLVDGRLRVPVGATLVRHSDPAGEVGETHGKAAGVLGAIGAVDRDEAPAVVADAAELDEDAPASVRPRLGDDPTIAALLASRNSRLAQFWLDPQAAEGGPFAGREVLVVDAEDRFTTMLGHQLHHLGFDVRIAPWHEVTDADVDDAGFVVFGPGPGDPRDGASPRITRMSRLVDRRADAGRPLLAVCLSHQILAGRLGIELAPLAAPHQGLQKSVDIFDVPASIGFYNTFTARVAPGTARLGATEVAADPTSGDVYALRGPGYASVQGHLESILSRDGLPTLERLIGFALAPVAR
- a CDS encoding M50 family metallopeptidase, with product MTVLAFVIGVVLLVVGLAVSIALHEIGHLVPAKAFGVRVGRYMIGFGPTLWSRRFGETEYGVKVLPLGGYISMSGMYPPAPAAQVEDEPGTGGALGAADERASGAARARSSFFAAMVQDARLANAETLVEGDTKPAFYQLAVWKRVVIMVGGPLMNFLFAIVLFAVALTAIGVPAATTTIAAVNECVLPSGTERSACGADDPASPAAAAGILPGDVLVSVDGTAVEDFAAATAIIQDSPGRTIPVVVERDGAALTLQVTPIRAERELVSADGEATTAEVGFVGMTATLGYEPQPLWAGPEAAVERVGAVAGVIWQLPVKVYETGVTLVTGTERDPNGPLSVVGAGRLAGEVAATEAPILDRVVMLIGLLGSLNIALFVFNLLPLLPLDGGHVVVALWDGIKRMWAKLLRRPEPRPVDATKLVPVTFVVVIGLIVMGGTLILADLFNPVSLLG
- a CDS encoding DUF1775 domain-containing protein encodes the protein MTRTAPARRRARLAVGITAGAALALALPLAASAHVHVTPEEVAADGSTRIDFSFSHGCDGSPTTALVVDIPAEAQGATPVVDGAWTITTETGDAGIPTRITYTAVAPIPDAYAASAGMNVIFPGSTEGESFAFPVTQQCEAGEAAWTQLAEDGQDPHDLDYPAPVVVVGAAAAESDHGDEHGSGDTAQAADAENAAASAPAADPLPIWLSVGALVVAAAALVLAIARRRA
- a CDS encoding Mur ligase family protein, producing MPTDAPNLPPVLRPENPPRRALDELAAHVGGRIVGDPDGVTVTGITLATADLRPGEAFVAVRGAARHGAEFARVAAETGAAAIVTDAAGVELAAGVGLPVVVVDDPRASLGELSAWVYGTGRDDRLPLLLATTGTNGKTSVSHLIEGILGQLGAVTGLSSTAERHIAGEVIVSRLTTPEASEFHALLALMRERGVEAVAVEVSAQALTRHRVDGVMFDVAGFTNLTHDHLDDYRDMAEYFEAKVPLFRADRSRRGVVCLDSAAGADIVARSEVPVVTIVTPAIAHDPASAADWRVEILDERQDGTEFRLVGPEGRSLTTTVPVIGPHMAANAGLAIVMLLEGGYAWDVLVSALDGGRIEAHLPGRTQRVSGDEGPAVYVDFGHSPDAFEKTLAAVRRVTPGTVVMVFGADGDRDKTKRHDMGATAVLGSDILIVTDHHPRFEDPDTIRATLIEGARRARPDADVRECSPPERAIVEAVSLVGDGDAILWAGPGHQDYRDIRGVRTPYSARELARRALHDAGWPVPEPSWAVPYPD